The Pseudoxanthomonas suwonensis sequence GCCGCGGGCGATCTCGTCGCGCACGAACTCGGGGGTGATGAGCTTCTGGATGCTGGCGCCGAAGGACTCGCCCGGGTGCTGGGCGAGCAGGCCGGCGTCGCGCACCGCCTCCAGCCGCTGGTTCTCGCGGATCGCCACGAACTCCATCTCGGGGGTGACGATGCCCTTGCGCGCGTAGTGCATCTGGGTGACGTTCGCCCCGGCCCTGGCACGACGCGGCAGCACCCGGCCGGGGAAGCGCACCGCCGCCAGCTTCAGGTCGTGCTCGCGGGCGCGGCCGAACTCGGAGGACAGCGCCGGCAGCAGCTCGGTATCGCCGCGCTCGGCGACCCACTGCGCGCGCAGCGCCGGCAGACCGGCGGCCAGGTCGATCCGTGCCTCCGGGTCGCTGTACGGGCCGGAGGTGTCGTACACGGTGACCGGCGGGTTGTCCTCGCCGCCGAATATGGTCGGGGTGCGGGTCAGCGCGATCTCGCGCATCGGCACGCGCAGGTCCGGGCGCGAGCCTTCGACGTGGATCTTGCGCGAGCCCGGGATCGGCCGGGTCACGGATTCGGAGAGCTGCTCGGTCTGCTGGATCAGCGAGGCAGGAATGGCGTTCATGCTGGGGTGTCCGCTCGGTCGGGAATCGCCGCACCGGAGTGCGGTCCACGGCGATCGGCGCGCGTGCGGGTCGCGACGCGGCCGGTCGCCCGGAGCGGGCGGACACAGGACGGACGGGATCGCACGTGTCGATCGGGCCGAAGGTCCTGCGAAAGCTTCCCTACGCCGGTATCAGCCGGATCAGGTTCCAAGGGACTGTCTCAACCTTCGGCCCGTTGCGGCGCCGGCGGTACCCCCGCTTCCGCCAGCATTAGACCACAGGCGGCGGGTGGCGGGCAGGGCCACCGCCGTGATTCCGGCCGCTTGGAGAAGGTCCGAACAACTCGACTTTTGCCGTCATTCCCGCGCAGGCGGGAATCCAGGGACTTTGCCTTCAACGACTTGAAGGCACTGGATCCGCGCCTGCGCGGGGATGACGGCAGGTGTTCAGATATTCCCTGGCGGCCGGTTCAGGGCGCCAGCGCGCGCACCGCGCGGGCGTGGCTGGATACGATCTCCAGGGTCGAGGCATCACTGTCGAACAGCGAGAACAGGCCCTGCGCCTCCTGCGGCGGGTCGCCGGTGAACGGGTCGCCGGCCTTCCACATCCAGTCGGGGTTGGTGGTGCGGCCGCGGCCGCCCCAGGCCCAGAAATTGGAGCCGGCGATGGCGTCGCCGGCCTGCATCCGCTGCAGCAGCCGGTCGAAGATCGCCGCGTAGAAACGGTCGCGCGCCTGCACCCCGGATTCGGGCGAGAACGCGCCGCCGTCGCGGTTCAGGCCGAACTCCGACAGGACGATCGGCTTGCCCATCTTCCCGGCCACGTCGATGTGCTCGTCGATGTAGGCCAGCGAGGTTGCCAGCCCCGATTCCAGCCGTGCGGCCGGGTCGTCGTGGTCGACCCAGCTCCAGTTCGACGGCCACAGGTGGAAGGTGAGGTAATCCACGTTCGGGGTCCGGTGGGCCTGGACGAACAGGTCGATGTCGCGCAGCGAGCCCATCGCGCCCTCGCTGCCGGTGCTGACCAGCTGCTTCGGCGCCAGGCCACGGATGAGCCCGGCCGTGTCGTGGATCCATTCCCGGTAGGCGGGGAAGTTGGGGTGCCCGTCCTTGTCGCTGCCCGGACGCGGCTCGTTGGCCAGCTGCCAGGACATCACCGTCGGATCGTCCACGTAGGCCACGCCGGTGATGCCGTTGGTGCGGCCGACGACGGTGCGGATCGCATCGCGATACCACGCTTGCGCCTCGGCGATGGCATAGAAGCGCGCCGAGTTCTGCATGAAGCCGTTCCAATCGCCCGTGGTGTCCGGATCGAACACCGGCTCGCCCGTGGCCCAGGACACGTACTGCGACATGCCGCCGGACCACTGCCAGAAGTTGTTGAGGTACAGCACCGCCTTCATGTCGCGGCGGGCCATCTCCGCCAGCAGGTAGTCCAGGCCCTGCAGCAGGTCCTCGTCGTACTTGCCCGGCTCGGACATGATCGCCGGGCTCACCCCGCGCTTGAAGCCGCTGGCCTCGGACATGGCCAGCACGCGCAGGTTGTCGATCCCGGCGGCCTTGAGCTGGTCGAGCTCGGCACGCAGGCGCTCGCGGTCGCCGATGCCGTCGGGGGCGCCGAGGTAGGCCCCGTACCAGAAGTTGGCGCCGGCGAAGCGGTAGGGCTTGCCGTCGAGCACGAAGCGCGCGCCTTCGACCTTCACGAACCCCGACTGTTCGGCCGCCGAGGCGGCGAACGCCGCCAGCAGCAACAGGCATGACACCGCGAGCCGGACGCGGCCGGCAACGAACCATCCAGACATGCGCATGCGTGAGACTCCCCGTCGACGGCCGGTCCGCGATTCCACACGGATCAGGCGGACCATACACGCTGCGGGCGCACATGCGCACCGCGCATATCACCTATTCCGCGCCACGGCGCGGCTCAATAGCCGGCGGCGTGCCCGTCCTTGCGACTCTCCGAGGCGCCGAAATACACGCCGCTGTCCGGGTCGCGCAGGATCGCCTGGTAGCCGCCGAACGGTCCGTCGGCGGACACGATGCGATGGCCCTTGCGCATCAGCGCACGCACCGTCTCGTGCGGGAACCCGGTTTCCAGGTTGACCTCGCCGCCGTCGCTCATCGCCGTGTTCTGCCCGGTCGGCTCGGTCGAACCCTCGTGCTGGATGCGCGGCGCGTCGCCGGCCTCCTGCAGGTTCATGCCGAAGTCGACCAGGTTCATCACGATCTGCACGTGGCCCTGCGGCTGCATCGCCCCGCCCATCACGCCGAAGCTGACCCACGGCTTGCCGTCCTTGGTGATGAACGCCGGGATGATGGTCTGGAACGGGCGCTTGCCCGGCGCGTAGCAGTTCGGATGGCGCGGCTCGGCATCGCAACCGGCCAGAACGAACATCTCGGCGCGGTCCTGCAGGATGAAGCCCAGTCCCGGCGGGGCCATGCCGCTGCCCATGCCGCGGTAGTTGGACTGGATCAGCGAGACCATCATGCCGTCGGCATCGGCCGTGGTCAGGTAGATGGTGTCGCCCTCCTCCAGCTGCCTCGGCGTGCCCGGCTGCACCTCGCGCAGCGCGCGGTCCGGCGAGATCAGTTGGCGACGCTGCGCTGCGTATTCCTTGGACACCAGCCTCGCCACCGGCGCCGGCTGGAACGCGGGGTCGGCGTAGAAGCGGGCACGGTCGGCGAAGGCCAGCTTCTTGGCCTCGACGAACAGGTGCACGTGCTCGGGCGAGCCGAACGGGATCTTCGAGAAGTCGTAGCCCTCCAGCACGTTGAGCATCTGCAGCGCGGCGATGCCCTGGCTGTTGGGCGGCAGCTCCCACACGTCGTAACCGCGGTAGTTGGTCGACACCGGCTCGACCCACTCGCCCTGGTGCGCGGCCAGGTCCTCGTAGGACAGGAAGCCGCCATTGGCCTTGAAATAGGCATCCATGGTGCGGGCGACCTCGCCCTTGTAGAACGCGTCGCGGCCACTCTCGGCGATCTTCTGCAGGGTGTCGGCCAGGGTCGGGTTCTTCCACATCTCGCCCTTGCGCGGGGCGCGGCCGTCGATGGTGAACTGCTCCTTGAAGCCCGGGTACTGCGACAGCCGCGGCACCGAACGTGCCCAGTAGTAGGCGATCACCTCGTGCACCGGGTGGCCTTCGCGGGCATAGCGGATGGTGGGTGCCAGGTTGTCGGCCATCGGCAGGCGGCCGAAGCGGTCATGCAGCGCGAACCAGCCGTCGACCGCTCCGGGCACCGATACCGGCAGCGGTCCGGTGGGCGGGATCTCGGCCAGGCCGCGACGCCGGAACTCGTCCAGGGTCAGCGACTGCGGCGAGCGGCCCGAACCGTTGTAGCCGTAAAGCCGCTTCGTCCTCGGATCCCACACGATCGCGAACAGGTCGCCACCGATGCCGTTCCCGGTCGGCTCCATCAGTCCCAGCGCGGCGTTGGCGGCGATCGCCGCATCCATCGCCGAGCCGCCCTGCCGCATCACGTCCAGTGCAATCTGGGTGGCCAGCGGGTGCGAGGTGGCGGCCATCGCGTGCGGTGCGATCACCTCCGAGCGGGTGGCGAACAGTTCGCCGGTGATGCGGTCGGCGGCGGGGACGGCGGCCGGCAGCAGCAGTGCGGCGCACAGCAGGATACGGAGCATGGACATGGGCGCGGACCGGAACGGGATTTCCGGAAAGATAGCCGATCACGCCACGCCGGCGACCAGACTCCCGTCGCCGGTTGCGCTCAGCCGGCCGGGATCGTCACCAGCGGCGACCCGGCGCCGCCGCCGGTGTCGGCGATCGACAGCATCACCTGGGTGATCAGGAACATCTGCTTGGAAG is a genomic window containing:
- the ggt gene encoding gamma-glutamyltransferase codes for the protein MSMLRILLCAALLLPAAVPAADRITGELFATRSEVIAPHAMAATSHPLATQIALDVMRQGGSAMDAAIAANAALGLMEPTGNGIGGDLFAIVWDPRTKRLYGYNGSGRSPQSLTLDEFRRRGLAEIPPTGPLPVSVPGAVDGWFALHDRFGRLPMADNLAPTIRYAREGHPVHEVIAYYWARSVPRLSQYPGFKEQFTIDGRAPRKGEMWKNPTLADTLQKIAESGRDAFYKGEVARTMDAYFKANGGFLSYEDLAAHQGEWVEPVSTNYRGYDVWELPPNSQGIAALQMLNVLEGYDFSKIPFGSPEHVHLFVEAKKLAFADRARFYADPAFQPAPVARLVSKEYAAQRRQLISPDRALREVQPGTPRQLEEGDTIYLTTADADGMMVSLIQSNYRGMGSGMAPPGLGFILQDRAEMFVLAGCDAEPRHPNCYAPGKRPFQTIIPAFITKDGKPWVSFGVMGGAMQPQGHVQIVMNLVDFGMNLQEAGDAPRIQHEGSTEPTGQNTAMSDGGEVNLETGFPHETVRALMRKGHRIVSADGPFGGYQAILRDPDSGVYFGASESRKDGHAAGY
- a CDS encoding glycoside hydrolase 5 family protein, which translates into the protein MRMSGWFVAGRVRLAVSCLLLLAAFAASAAEQSGFVKVEGARFVLDGKPYRFAGANFWYGAYLGAPDGIGDRERLRAELDQLKAAGIDNLRVLAMSEASGFKRGVSPAIMSEPGKYDEDLLQGLDYLLAEMARRDMKAVLYLNNFWQWSGGMSQYVSWATGEPVFDPDTTGDWNGFMQNSARFYAIAEAQAWYRDAIRTVVGRTNGITGVAYVDDPTVMSWQLANEPRPGSDKDGHPNFPAYREWIHDTAGLIRGLAPKQLVSTGSEGAMGSLRDIDLFVQAHRTPNVDYLTFHLWPSNWSWVDHDDPAARLESGLATSLAYIDEHIDVAGKMGKPIVLSEFGLNRDGGAFSPESGVQARDRFYAAIFDRLLQRMQAGDAIAGSNFWAWGGRGRTTNPDWMWKAGDPFTGDPPQEAQGLFSLFDSDASTLEIVSSHARAVRALAP